One Misgurnus anguillicaudatus chromosome 20, ASM2758022v2, whole genome shotgun sequence DNA segment encodes these proteins:
- the klhl38a gene encoding kelch-like protein 38 — translation MAGISTEIFPFKDQELPAHLLCQLNILRQEQIFTDVILCTQDREFPCHRNVLVSSSPYFRAMFCSNFRESNQERVDLKGLNSEVMECIVEYIYTGALTITMELVLPLMQAASMLQYGRLFEACSTFLQEQLNPDNCLSMIRLSEILHCETLKERAKEMAVRCFSDVAGTEDFCELSLPELMCYLEDDRLCAEEEQVFETLLAWIHHDPFSRRGAIHDLFKKVRLRYIHPTYLFQFIANDPLVQSSTLCTEIIESVRRLMFSVSAKCTRELKPLWTTPRRYTCHETLVVVGGRKNNEQTSREALLYDERTQRWQWLAKLPLRLYKAAYVCIHSILYVVGGLNLSLVSGESAVSATVYTLSLKTNQWRTAEPMLEPRYAHQSVSYLHFIFALGGIGPDTKTSNTVERYNSMFNQWESMAPMPTAVLHPAVAANDQRIYVFGGEDALQNPVRLIQVYHISRNVWSRLETRTVKNVCAPAAVIEDKIYIVGGYTRRVIAYDTKANKFVKCANMTERRMHHAATVINNKLYVTGGRFLNGHDVIEDSDCFECYDPKTDAWTPKGSLPYKLFDHGSLSLICLSNRPNPP, via the exons ATGGCTGGAATATCAACAGAGATCTTTCCATTTAAAGACCAAGAGCTCCCCGCTCACCTCCTGTGTCAGTTGAATATTTTGAGGCAGGAGCAGATCTTCACCGATGTAATCTTGTGCACCCAAGACAGAGAGTTCCCCTGCCACAGGAACGTCCTGGTTTCCAGCAGCCCGTACTTCCGTGCCATGTTCTGCAGCAACTTCCGGGAAAGCAACCAGGAACGAGTGGACCTGAAAGGCCTTAATTCAGAAGTCATGGAATGCATTGTGGAATACATTTATACTGGAGCCCTCACCATCACCATGGAGCTCGTGTTGCCCCTGATGCAGGCGGCCTCTATGCTGCAATACGGTAGGCTTTTCGAGGCCTGCTCCACTTTCCTACAGGAGCAGCTCAATCCAGACAACTGCCTCAGCATGATCCGGCTCTCCGAGATCCTTCATTGCGAAACCCTAAAAGAGAGAGCGAAAGAAATGGCCGTGCGCTGTTTCTCAGACGTCGCGGGCACGGAAGACTTCTGTGAACTTTCGCTTCCCGAACTCATGTGCTACCTGGAGGACGACAGGCTGTGTGCTGAGGAAGAGCAGGTGTTTGAAACCCTCCTGGCTTGGATCCACCATGACCCCTTCTCCAGGCGTGGTGCCATTCATGATCTCTTCAAGAAGGTTCGGTTGAGGTACATCCATCCGACATACCTCTTTCAGTTTATCGCGAACGATCCGCTCGTCCAGTCGTCTACGTTGTGCACTGAGATCATCGAGTCCGTGCGACGTCTGATGTTTTCGGTTAGCGCAAAGTGCACTCGTGAATTGAAGCCTCTCTGGACCACGCCACGCCGTTACACGTGCCATGAAACTCTGGTGGTGGTTGGAGGCCGCAAGAACAATGAACAGACATCTCGAGAGGCGCTCCTCTACGACGAGCGGACACAGCGCTGGCAGTGGCTAGCCAAACTACCTTTGCGTCTGTACAAGGCGGCATATGTCTGCATCCACAGCATTTTGTATGTGGTGGGAGGGCTTAACCTAAGTCTGGTGTCTGGAGAAAGTGCAGTCAGTGCCACTGTGTACACCCTCTCGTTGAAGACCAACCAGTGGAGGACTGCTGAGCCGATGCTGGAGCCACGTTACGCCCATCAGAGCGTCTCCTACCTTCACTTCATCTTTGCTCTTGGAGGAATAGGTCCTGACACAAAGACCTCAAATACTGTGGAGCGCTACAACAGCATGTTTAATCAGTGGGAGTCCATGGCACCGATGCCCACGGCGGTCCTGCACCCTGCAGTCGCTGCAAACGACCAGAGAATTTATGTGTTTGGAGGTGAGGATGCCTTGCAGAATCCAGTGAGGCTAATACAG GTGTATCACATATCCCGAAACGTGTGGTCTAGACTTGAAACCCGGACGGTGAAGAATGTCTGTGCACCTGCTGCCGTCATAGAGGACAAGATTTATATTGTCGGAG GATACACTAGAAGAGTGATCGCCTATGACACGAAAGCCAATAAATTTGTCAAGTGCGCGAACATGACGGAGAGGAGGATGCACCACGCCGCTACAGTCATCAATAACAAACTCTATGTAACTGGAGGACGCTTCCTCAACGGTCATGATGTCATTGAGGACTCCGACTGCTTCGAGTGCTATGACCCTAAAACAGACGCTTGGACTCCCAAGGGCTCTCTACCGTACAAGCTGTTTGATCACGGCTCACTATCTCTGATCTGCCTCTCCAACCGTCCCAACCCACCATGA